A window of Deltaproteobacteria bacterium contains these coding sequences:
- a CDS encoding GNAT family N-acetyltransferase, translating to MIREVRLSDGWVLIKPHGPDYLDQVYEAVLESRAELMLWMPWIHADYSIKDTREWLKARPEAWEQGTDYAFAIFDCQDGFFLGSCGLNHINRDDGFANLGYWVRTDRVRRGAATAAARLLARFGFEELKLNRIEIVVATGNKASQRVADKVGATREGVLRNRIVVRDKVYDAVMFSLIPHDLL from the coding sequence ATGATCAGGGAAGTTCGATTGAGCGACGGATGGGTGCTAATCAAACCGCATGGGCCTGATTACCTTGATCAGGTCTATGAAGCCGTGCTGGAGTCAAGGGCTGAGCTTATGCTATGGATGCCCTGGATTCATGCGGATTACTCGATCAAGGACACTAGAGAGTGGCTTAAAGCTCGCCCTGAGGCCTGGGAGCAGGGGACGGATTATGCTTTTGCCATCTTTGATTGTCAGGACGGTTTTTTTCTGGGCAGCTGCGGGCTGAATCATATTAATCGCGACGATGGCTTTGCCAACCTGGGTTACTGGGTCCGAACCGACCGGGTCCGGCGGGGTGCGGCCACGGCAGCGGCGAGGCTTCTAGCCCGGTTCGGGTTTGAAGAACTAAAGCTTAACCGGATAGAAATCGTGGTGGCCACGGGCAATAAAGCCAGCCAGCGGGTGGCGGATAAAGTGGGCGCCACTCGCGAAGGGGTCTTGCGAAACCGAATCGTCGTCCGTGATAAGGTTTATGACGCGGTGATGTTCTCTCTGATTCCGCATGATTTATTATAG